A portion of the Streptomyces sp. YPW6 genome contains these proteins:
- a CDS encoding glutaredoxin domain-containing protein, whose translation MAGTVTMYSTTWCGYCRRLKSQMDREGIAYNEVNIEHDPESAAFVEKANGGNQTVPTLLIVAPSGTESVMTNPSLAQVKQALAA comes from the coding sequence ATGGCGGGCACTGTGACGATGTACAGCACCACCTGGTGCGGCTACTGCCGTCGGCTGAAGAGCCAGATGGACCGCGAGGGCATCGCGTACAACGAGGTCAACATCGAGCACGACCCGGAGTCGGCCGCGTTCGTCGAGAAGGCGAATGGCGGAAACCAGACGGTCCCCACCCTGCTGATCGTGGCCCCCTCGGGCACCGAGTCGGTCATGACGAACCCCTCGCTCGCCCAGGTGAAGCAGGCGCTCGCCGCCTGA
- a CDS encoding ATP-dependent DNA helicase UvrD2: MTAATHSTLFPQVPETPDAVLDGLDPEQREVALALHGPVCVLAGAGTGKTRAITHRIAYGVRAGILQPATVLAVTFTNRAAGEMRGRLRQLGATGVQARTFHSAALRQLQYFWPKAVGGELPRLLERKVQLVAEAAARCEIRLDRTELRDVTSEIEWAKVTQTVPADYAAAVAKTQRDAPRDPAVLSQIYSAYEQLKRDRSVIDFEDVLLLMVGILQDRGDIADHVRGQYQHFVVDEYQDVSPLQQRLLDLWVGDRDNLCVVGDASQTIYSFTGATPDHLLNFRTRHPGATVVKLVRDYRSTPQVVHLANGLLSQAHGKAADHRLELVSQRDKGPEPVYTEYGDEPTEAESTARRIRDLVAAGVPAGEIAVLYRVNSQSEVYEQALADAGVPYQLRGAERFFERAEVREAGTALRGAARAGRNDSLLDGAEDLASQVRAVLSTKGWTTRPPAGSGSVRDRWESLAALVRLAEDFEAAAPGATLTDLVRELDERAAAQHAPTVQGVTLASLHAAKGLEWDAVFLVGLTEGMMPIAYARTDEQVEEERRLLYVGITRARVHLSLSWALSRSPGGRGGRKPTRFLNGLRPGSTGSGGRGGVGGGGGIDRGTGRAAAIGRSPAVERKPRSPVRCRVCGRTLTDAGEMKLMRCVECPSDMDEALYERLHDWRAGQAALLGQPDYCVFTEKTLMAIAEAVPSTEGELVVIAGVGNRKLSRFGADVLAICAGETLDHEPEEGADGT; encoded by the coding sequence GTGACAGCAGCAACGCACTCCACCCTCTTCCCGCAGGTACCCGAGACCCCGGACGCCGTGCTCGACGGGCTCGACCCCGAGCAGCGCGAGGTGGCGCTCGCCCTGCACGGACCGGTGTGCGTCCTGGCCGGAGCCGGTACGGGCAAGACCCGCGCGATCACCCACCGCATCGCGTACGGGGTGCGGGCGGGCATCCTCCAGCCCGCCACGGTCCTCGCCGTCACGTTCACCAACCGCGCCGCCGGAGAGATGCGCGGCCGCCTCCGCCAGCTCGGCGCGACCGGCGTCCAGGCGCGCACCTTCCACTCCGCCGCGCTCCGGCAGCTCCAGTATTTCTGGCCGAAAGCCGTCGGCGGCGAGCTGCCCCGGCTGCTGGAACGGAAGGTGCAGCTCGTCGCCGAGGCCGCCGCCCGCTGCGAGATCCGGCTCGACCGCACCGAGCTGCGGGACGTCACCAGCGAGATCGAGTGGGCCAAGGTCACCCAGACCGTCCCCGCCGACTACGCGGCGGCCGTCGCCAAGACCCAGCGGGACGCCCCCCGGGACCCGGCGGTGCTCTCCCAGATCTACTCCGCGTACGAACAGCTCAAGCGCGACCGCTCGGTGATCGACTTCGAGGACGTGCTGCTGCTGATGGTCGGCATCCTCCAGGACCGGGGCGACATCGCCGACCACGTGCGCGGCCAGTACCAGCACTTCGTCGTCGACGAGTACCAGGACGTGAGCCCGCTCCAGCAGCGGCTGCTCGACCTCTGGGTCGGCGACCGGGACAATCTCTGCGTCGTCGGCGACGCCAGCCAGACGATCTACTCCTTCACCGGGGCCACCCCCGACCACCTGCTGAACTTCCGCACCCGCCACCCCGGGGCGACGGTCGTCAAGCTGGTCCGGGACTACCGCTCCACCCCCCAGGTCGTCCACCTCGCCAACGGCCTCCTCAGCCAGGCCCACGGGAAGGCCGCCGACCACCGCCTGGAGCTGGTCTCGCAGCGCGACAAGGGACCCGAGCCGGTCTACACGGAGTACGGGGACGAGCCCACCGAGGCCGAGTCGACCGCCCGGCGCATCCGCGACCTCGTCGCCGCGGGCGTACCGGCCGGTGAGATCGCCGTGCTCTACCGGGTCAACTCCCAGTCCGAGGTCTACGAGCAGGCCCTCGCGGACGCCGGGGTCCCCTACCAGCTGCGCGGCGCCGAGCGGTTCTTCGAGCGGGCCGAGGTCCGGGAGGCGGGCACCGCCCTGCGCGGCGCGGCCCGTGCCGGGCGCAACGACTCCCTCCTCGACGGGGCGGAGGACCTGGCCTCCCAGGTGCGGGCGGTGCTCTCCACCAAGGGCTGGACCACGCGCCCGCCCGCCGGATCGGGCTCCGTGCGCGACCGCTGGGAGTCGCTGGCCGCGCTGGTGCGCCTCGCCGAGGACTTCGAGGCCGCGGCCCCGGGGGCGACCCTGACCGACCTGGTCCGGGAGCTCGACGAACGGGCGGCCGCCCAGCACGCCCCGACGGTCCAGGGGGTGACCCTGGCCTCGCTGCACGCCGCCAAGGGCCTCGAATGGGACGCCGTGTTCCTGGTCGGCCTGACCGAGGGCATGATGCCGATCGCCTACGCCAGGACGGACGAGCAGGTCGAGGAGGAGCGCCGCCTGCTGTACGTCGGGATCACCCGCGCCCGCGTCCACCTCTCGCTCTCCTGGGCGCTCTCCCGGTCGCCGGGCGGCCGGGGAGGCCGCAAGCCGACCCGCTTCCTGAACGGGCTGCGGCCGGGCTCGACGGGGTCCGGCGGGCGGGGCGGCGTCGGCGGGGGCGGCGGGATCGACCGGGGCACCGGCCGGGCCGCTGCGATCGGACGGTCCCCGGCCGTCGAGCGCAAGCCGCGGAGCCCGGTGCGCTGCCGGGTCTGCGGCCGGACGCTCACCGACGCGGGCGAGATGAAGCTGATGCGCTGCGTGGAGTGCCCCTCCGACATGGACGAGGCGCTGTACGAGCGGCTCCACGACTGGCGCGCCGGCCAGGCGGCGCTGCTCGGCCAGCCCGACTACTGCGTCTTCACCGAGAAGACCCTC
- a CDS encoding ATP-dependent DNA helicase gives MSPRITDPEQLKELLGIPFTPEQTACIIAPPAPQVIVAGAGSGKTTVMAARVVWLVGTGQVAPEQVLGLTFTNKAAGELAERVRKALIAAGVTDPDVIDPDHPPGEPTISTYHAFAGRLLTEHGLRIGLEPSTRLLADATRYQLAAKVLREAPGPYPALTRSFSTLVSDLLALDGELSEHLVRPGTLETYDTGLLRDLAAAKLSNADLRKIPEAAEARRSLLGLTERYRAAKRSRDLLDFGDQIALSAELALTRPEVGRILREEFRVVLLDEYQDTSVAQRLLLSALFGSGGTGRDSGGIGRDSGGTGRDSGGGTEPGPAARPAPGRAPTGDAVTGHAPTGHAPTGHVPTGHAPTGHAVTAVGDPCQAIYGWRGASVANLDDFPEHFPHADGTPATRYSLSENRRSGGRLLQLANGLAEPLRAMHEGVEALRPAPGAERDGVVRCALLRTHTEEIDWLADSLAHLVRTGTPPGEIAVLCRTAGDFPEIQAALVARDIPVEVVGLAGLLHLPEVADLVAVCEVLQDPGANASLVRLLTGPRWRIGPRDLALLGRRARLLVHRSGQEDDADADQRLAEAVEGTDPAEVISLADALDTFLVAGDTADDGLPFSADARVRFARLAGELRDLRRSLADPLMDVLHRVLATTGLEVELSASPQALAARRRETLANFLDMAARFAALDGEASLLAFLGFLRTAAQYEKGLDNALPGGENTVKVLTAHKSKGLEWDVVAVPGLVTGQFPSSRSRDAWTAQAKVLPHALRGDAATLPALDTYDARGIKAFKEEMKEHQHTEELRLGYVTFTRPRSLLLGSGHWWGPSQKRTRGPSAFLEALYEHCAAGHGEIEAWADEPVEDEENPALAEHDADLAWPLPLDADALARRRAARDTVLAHLERMAGQGEDRVPESGPGPEGLPAYEPWHDEPPLDEPSLDEPPADEGWDGDWDTLPAERPAGPVPDTASEPVRERAPAPGAAPHIPAARHPEEAGRAAREPQRDPQEDPQGRPTPDHPDDPDDPLTPEEARTLASWDRDLDSLAGELRRARATVREVLVPAALSATQLLRLAEDPDAFARELARPMPRPPQPAARRGTRFHAWVESRYEELPLPMLGPDELPGGDGSDPEIADERDLAELKEAFERTAYARRTPYRVETPFQITLAGRVIRGRIDAVYRTGDTYEIVDWKTTRHRTADPLQLAVYRLAWAELHDLPLDAVTATFLYVRTGETVHPRGLPGRAELERILLEEPDL, from the coding sequence GTGTCCCCGCGCATCACCGATCCCGAGCAGCTCAAGGAGCTCCTCGGGATTCCGTTCACCCCGGAGCAGACGGCCTGCATCATCGCGCCGCCCGCCCCGCAGGTGATCGTGGCCGGGGCCGGGTCGGGCAAGACCACGGTGATGGCCGCCCGCGTGGTCTGGCTGGTGGGCACCGGACAGGTCGCGCCCGAGCAGGTCCTCGGTCTCACCTTCACCAACAAGGCGGCGGGCGAGCTGGCCGAACGCGTGCGCAAGGCCCTGATCGCCGCCGGGGTCACCGACCCCGACGTCATCGACCCGGACCACCCCCCGGGCGAGCCCACCATCTCCACCTACCACGCCTTCGCCGGCCGCCTCCTCACCGAGCACGGCCTGCGCATCGGCCTGGAGCCCTCCACCCGCCTCCTCGCCGACGCCACGCGTTACCAGCTGGCGGCCAAGGTGCTGCGCGAGGCCCCGGGGCCGTATCCGGCGCTCACGCGCTCTTTCTCCACCCTGGTCAGCGATCTCCTCGCGCTCGACGGGGAGCTGTCCGAACACCTCGTACGGCCGGGGACCCTGGAGACGTACGACACCGGACTGCTGCGCGACCTGGCCGCCGCCAAGCTGAGCAACGCCGATCTGCGCAAGATCCCCGAAGCCGCCGAGGCCCGCCGCTCGCTCCTCGGCCTCACCGAGCGCTACCGGGCCGCCAAGCGCAGCCGCGACCTGCTGGACTTCGGCGACCAGATCGCCCTCTCCGCCGAGCTGGCGCTGACCCGGCCGGAGGTCGGGAGGATCCTGCGCGAGGAGTTCCGGGTCGTCCTCCTCGACGAGTACCAGGACACGTCGGTGGCCCAGCGCCTGCTGCTCTCGGCGCTGTTCGGCAGCGGCGGAACCGGTAGGGACAGCGGCGGAATCGGCAGGGACAGCGGCGGAACCGGTAGGGACAGCGGCGGTGGCACGGAGCCGGGGCCGGCCGCCCGGCCGGCCCCGGGCCGTGCGCCCACGGGTGACGCGGTGACCGGCCACGCCCCTACCGGCCACGCCCCTACCGGTCACGTGCCCACCGGCCACGCCCCCACCGGCCACGCGGTGACCGCCGTCGGTGACCCCTGCCAGGCGATCTACGGCTGGCGCGGCGCGTCCGTCGCCAACCTCGACGACTTCCCCGAGCACTTCCCGCACGCCGACGGCACCCCCGCCACCCGCTACAGCCTCAGCGAGAACCGGCGCAGCGGCGGCCGCCTCCTCCAGCTCGCCAACGGCCTCGCCGAACCGCTGCGCGCGATGCACGAGGGCGTCGAGGCGCTCCGCCCGGCGCCGGGCGCGGAGCGCGACGGCGTGGTCCGGTGCGCCCTGCTGCGCACGCACACCGAGGAGATCGACTGGCTCGCCGACTCCCTCGCCCACCTCGTGCGCACCGGCACCCCGCCCGGCGAGATCGCCGTCCTGTGCCGCACCGCCGGGGACTTTCCCGAGATCCAGGCGGCCCTGGTCGCCCGGGACATCCCCGTCGAGGTCGTCGGCCTCGCCGGACTGCTGCATCTGCCCGAGGTGGCCGACCTGGTCGCCGTCTGCGAGGTGCTCCAGGACCCGGGGGCCAACGCGTCCCTGGTCCGTCTCCTCACCGGCCCGCGCTGGCGCATCGGCCCCCGCGACCTCGCGCTCCTCGGCCGCCGCGCCCGCCTCCTCGTCCACCGGTCGGGCCAGGAGGACGACGCCGACGCGGACCAGCGGCTCGCGGAGGCCGTCGAGGGCACGGACCCGGCGGAGGTGATATCGCTCGCGGACGCCCTGGACACCTTCCTGGTCGCGGGGGACACGGCCGACGACGGGCTGCCGTTCTCCGCCGACGCCCGCGTCCGCTTCGCCCGACTCGCCGGAGAGCTGCGCGACCTGCGCCGCTCGCTCGCGGACCCCCTGATGGACGTCCTGCACCGGGTCCTGGCCACCACCGGCCTGGAGGTCGAGCTGTCCGCGTCCCCGCAGGCACTGGCCGCCCGCCGCCGCGAGACGCTGGCCAACTTCCTGGACATGGCGGCCCGGTTCGCCGCCCTGGACGGCGAGGCGTCGCTGCTCGCCTTCCTGGGCTTCCTGCGGACCGCCGCGCAGTACGAGAAGGGCCTCGACAACGCGCTTCCCGGCGGCGAGAACACCGTCAAGGTCCTCACCGCCCACAAGTCCAAGGGCCTGGAGTGGGACGTCGTCGCCGTCCCCGGCCTGGTCACCGGCCAGTTCCCCAGCAGCCGGTCCCGGGACGCCTGGACCGCCCAGGCCAAGGTGCTCCCGCACGCCCTGCGCGGCGACGCGGCGACGCTCCCCGCCCTGGACACCTATGACGCCCGGGGGATCAAGGCGTTCAAGGAGGAGATGAAGGAGCACCAGCACACGGAGGAGCTGCGCCTCGGCTACGTCACCTTCACCCGCCCCCGCTCCCTGCTCCTCGGCTCCGGTCACTGGTGGGGGCCGTCCCAGAAGCGGACGCGCGGACCGTCCGCCTTCCTGGAGGCGCTGTACGAGCACTGCGCCGCGGGCCACGGCGAGATCGAGGCATGGGCGGACGAGCCCGTCGAGGACGAGGAGAACCCGGCCCTCGCCGAGCACGACGCCGACCTGGCCTGGCCGCTCCCGCTCGACGCCGACGCCCTGGCCCGCCGCCGCGCCGCCCGCGACACGGTGCTGGCGCACCTGGAGCGCATGGCCGGCCAGGGGGAGGACCGGGTGCCGGAGTCCGGGCCCGGCCCCGAGGGCCTGCCGGCGTACGAGCCCTGGCACGACGAGCCCCCTCTCGACGAGCCCTCTCTCGACGAGCCACCGGCCGACGAGGGCTGGGACGGGGACTGGGACACGCTCCCCGCCGAACGCCCCGCGGGACCCGTTCCGGACACAGCCTCGGAGCCCGTACGGGAACGGGCGCCGGCCCCGGGCGCAGCACCGCACATCCCGGCCGCCCGCCACCCGGAGGAGGCCGGCCGGGCCGCGCGCGAACCGCAGAGGGACCCGCAGGAGGACCCGCAGGGGCGGCCGACCCCGGACCACCCGGACGACCCGGACGACCCGCTCACCCCCGAGGAGGCCCGCACCCTCGCCTCCTGGGACCGGGACCTGGACTCCCTCGCCGGAGAGCTGCGCCGTGCCCGCGCCACCGTGCGCGAGGTCCTCGTGCCCGCCGCCCTCTCCGCCACCCAGCTGCTCCGGCTGGCCGAGGACCCCGACGCCTTCGCCCGGGAGCTGGCCCGGCCCATGCCCCGACCGCCGCAGCCCGCCGCCCGCCGGGGCACCCGGTTCCACGCCTGGGTGGAGTCCCGGTACGAGGAGCTGCCGCTGCCCATGCTGGGCCCCGACGAACTGCCCGGCGGCGACGGGAGCGATCCGGAGATCGCCGACGAGCGGGACCTCGCCGAGCTGAAGGAGGCCTTCGAACGCACCGCGTACGCCCGGCGCACGCCGTACCGCGTCGAGACCCCCTTCCAGATCACCCTGGCGGGCCGGGTGATCCGGGGCCGGATCGACGCCGTCTACCGCACGGGCGACACCTACGAGATCGTCGACTGGAAGACCACCCGCCACCGCACCGCCGACCCCCTCCAGCTCGCCGTCTACCGGCTGGCCTGGGCCGAGCTGCACGATCTGCCGCTGGACGCGGTCACCGCCACCTTCCTCTACGTCCGCACGGGCGAGACCGTCCATCCACGGGGACTGCCCGGCCGGGCCGAGCTGGAGCGGATCCTGCTGGAGGAGCCGGACCTCTAG
- the nudC gene encoding NAD(+) diphosphatase, with the protein MSTFDNATADRPIGLTAPSGIDRAAHHRLDEAWLAVAWSHPTTRVFVVSGGQVLIDDTPDGGTEIVMTPAFEAPVTETHRYFLGTDEDGVSYFALQKDSLPGRMDQSARPAGLREAGLLLGPRDAGLMVHAVALENWQRLHRFCSRCGERTVIAAAGHIRRCQACGAEHYPRTDPAVIMLVTDDRDRALLGRQVHWPEGRFSTLAGFVEPGESIEQSVAREVYEEAGITVGEVEYIASQPWPFPSSLMLGFMARATSFDIQVDGEEIEEARWFSREDLTAAFESGEIMPPFGISIASRLIELWYGKPLPKPGAVNRTT; encoded by the coding sequence GTGAGCACCTTCGACAACGCCACCGCAGACCGCCCGATCGGCCTCACCGCGCCGAGCGGCATCGACCGCGCGGCTCACCACCGTCTCGACGAAGCGTGGCTGGCCGTGGCGTGGAGTCACCCGACGACCCGCGTGTTCGTCGTCTCCGGCGGGCAGGTGCTGATCGACGACACCCCCGACGGGGGCACCGAGATCGTCATGACCCCGGCCTTCGAGGCCCCGGTCACCGAGACCCACCGGTACTTCCTCGGTACCGACGAGGACGGCGTCAGCTACTTCGCGCTCCAGAAGGACTCGCTGCCCGGCCGCATGGACCAGTCGGCCCGCCCGGCCGGACTCCGCGAAGCGGGTCTGCTCCTCGGCCCCCGGGACGCGGGGCTGATGGTGCACGCCGTCGCCCTGGAGAACTGGCAGCGGCTCCACCGGTTCTGCTCCCGCTGCGGCGAGCGCACCGTCATCGCGGCGGCCGGCCACATCCGCCGCTGCCAGGCCTGCGGGGCCGAGCACTACCCGCGCACCGACCCGGCGGTGATCATGCTGGTCACCGACGACCGGGACCGGGCGCTGCTGGGCCGCCAGGTGCACTGGCCCGAGGGCCGCTTCTCCACGCTCGCCGGATTCGTCGAGCCGGGGGAGTCCATCGAGCAGTCCGTGGCCCGTGAGGTCTACGAGGAGGCCGGGATCACGGTCGGCGAGGTCGAGTACATCGCCAGTCAGCCGTGGCCGTTCCCCTCCAGCCTCATGCTCGGATTCATGGCGCGGGCCACGTCCTTCGACATCCAGGTCGACGGCGAGGAGATCGAGGAGGCCCGCTGGTTCTCCCGCGAGGACCTCACCGCCGCCTTCGAGTCCGGCGAGATCATGCCTCCGTTCGGCATCTCCATCGCGTCCCGTCTGATCGAGCTCTGGTACGGCAAGCCGCTCCCGAAGCCCGGCGCCGTGAACCGGACGACCTGA
- a CDS encoding dipeptidase, whose product MSETPDSAVRTYTEQHRAAFLDDLAEWLRIPSVSAQPEHAGDVRRSAEWLNAKLKETGFPVTEIWETPGAPAVFAEWPSDDPGAPTVLVYGHHDVQPAAREDGWATDPFEPVIRDGRMYGRGAADDKGQVFFHTLGVRAHLAATGRTTPAVTLKLLIEGEEESGSAHFRALAEQHADRLAADAVIVSDTGMWDEDTPTVCTGMRGLAECEIRLSGPAQDIHSGSFGGAVPNPATEIARLVAALHDEDGRVAVPGFYDGVTELTDRERALFAELPFDEAAWLRTAKSGAASGEAGYSTLERVWARPTAEVNGIGGGYQGAGSKTIIPSSALVKISFRLVDGQEPDDIEKAVRAWAESRVPAGIRHTITFQPATRPCLTPLDHPALQAVARAMGRAFGREILFTREGGSGPAADLRDVLGAPVLFLGVSVPSDGWHAPDEKVELDLLLKGVETTAHLWGELAAALGR is encoded by the coding sequence ATGAGCGAGACCCCGGACAGCGCCGTCCGTACGTACACCGAACAGCACCGCGCCGCCTTCCTCGACGACCTCGCCGAGTGGCTGCGCATCCCCTCCGTGTCCGCGCAGCCGGAGCACGCCGGGGACGTACGGCGCAGCGCCGAGTGGCTGAACGCCAAGCTCAAGGAGACCGGCTTCCCGGTCACCGAGATCTGGGAGACCCCCGGCGCCCCCGCGGTCTTCGCCGAGTGGCCGAGCGATGACCCCGGCGCCCCGACCGTCCTGGTCTACGGCCACCACGACGTCCAGCCCGCCGCCCGCGAGGACGGCTGGGCGACCGACCCGTTCGAGCCGGTGATCCGGGACGGCCGGATGTACGGACGCGGCGCGGCCGACGACAAGGGCCAGGTGTTCTTCCACACCCTGGGCGTCCGTGCCCACCTCGCCGCGACCGGCCGCACCACCCCCGCCGTCACCCTCAAGCTGCTGATCGAGGGCGAGGAGGAGTCCGGCTCCGCCCACTTCCGCGCCCTGGCCGAGCAGCACGCCGACCGGCTCGCCGCCGACGCGGTGATCGTCTCGGACACCGGCATGTGGGACGAGGACACCCCGACCGTCTGCACCGGCATGCGCGGCCTGGCCGAGTGCGAGATCCGGCTGTCCGGGCCCGCCCAGGACATCCACTCCGGATCGTTCGGCGGCGCCGTCCCCAACCCGGCCACCGAGATCGCCCGGCTGGTCGCCGCCCTTCACGACGAGGACGGAAGGGTCGCCGTCCCCGGCTTCTACGACGGTGTCACCGAGCTCACCGACCGCGAACGGGCGCTCTTCGCCGAACTGCCCTTCGACGAGGCCGCATGGCTGCGCACCGCCAAGTCGGGCGCCGCGTCCGGCGAGGCCGGGTACTCCACGCTGGAGCGCGTCTGGGCCCGCCCGACCGCCGAGGTCAACGGCATCGGCGGCGGCTACCAGGGCGCGGGAAGCAAGACGATCATCCCCTCCTCCGCCCTGGTGAAGATCAGCTTCCGGCTGGTCGACGGCCAGGAACCCGACGACATCGAGAAGGCCGTCCGCGCCTGGGCGGAGTCCCGCGTACCGGCGGGCATCCGGCACACCATCACCTTCCAGCCCGCCACCCGCCCCTGCCTCACCCCGCTGGACCACCCCGCCCTCCAGGCCGTGGCCCGCGCGATGGGCCGGGCCTTCGGACGCGAGATCCTCTTCACCCGCGAAGGAGGCTCCGGACCCGCCGCCGACCTCCGGGACGTGCTCGGCGCCCCCGTCCTCTTCCTCGGCGTCTCCGTACCCTCCGACGGCTGGCACGCCCCCGACGAGAAGGTCGAGCTGGACCTGCTGCTCAAGGGCGTGGAGACGACCGCCCACCTGTGGGGCGAACTGGCCGCGGCGCTCGGCCGATGA